Proteins encoded by one window of Moorella humiferrea:
- a CDS encoding 4Fe-4S dicluster domain-containing protein, translating to MLKIAKDKLPELLKAWAINAAVFVPQEKGGTRVFQPWDGQPSLTLDGGNTLEPPKDLFFPRTETMYRYEVQGKEAGVTEIPTFDGKMVLVGVRSCDARSFLIMDDVFLTKGYVDEFYRRRRENTRVVALACTQNAPTCFCTSFGIDPGRAEGVDVQMWPVADGYLLEPITAAGRELLDQAGELLTATDTAPPPAAVPGLVVDVTGVTEKLQGMFEHPYWTAVSRKCLGCGACTYLCPTCHCFDIQGENRGNSGYKFRCWDSCMFSEYTRMAGGHNPRPSKKERLRNRFLHKLQYFPERYGKFACVGCGRCLDRCPVNVDITRVIREVKEVAL from the coding sequence ATGTTAAAGATCGCTAAAGATAAACTGCCGGAGCTCCTTAAGGCCTGGGCGATAAACGCTGCCGTTTTTGTGCCGCAAGAAAAGGGGGGGACGAGGGTTTTCCAGCCCTGGGACGGACAGCCCAGCCTTACCCTGGATGGCGGCAATACCCTGGAACCGCCCAAAGACTTATTCTTCCCCCGTACGGAAACCATGTACCGCTATGAAGTGCAGGGTAAGGAAGCCGGCGTAACGGAGATTCCCACCTTCGATGGGAAGATGGTGCTGGTAGGGGTTCGCTCCTGCGACGCCCGCAGTTTTTTAATCATGGACGACGTTTTTCTCACCAAAGGCTATGTCGATGAATTCTACCGCCGGCGGCGGGAAAATACCCGGGTAGTGGCCCTGGCCTGCACGCAAAACGCCCCCACCTGCTTTTGCACCTCCTTCGGCATCGACCCCGGACGGGCCGAAGGGGTAGACGTCCAGATGTGGCCGGTAGCAGACGGCTACCTGTTGGAACCAATAACGGCTGCCGGACGGGAACTCCTGGACCAGGCCGGGGAGCTTTTGACAGCAACTGATACCGCCCCACCGCCTGCGGCCGTACCGGGCCTCGTTGTAGATGTCACGGGTGTTACGGAAAAACTGCAGGGGATGTTCGAACACCCCTACTGGACGGCCGTCAGCCGCAAGTGCCTAGGCTGTGGGGCCTGCACCTATCTTTGCCCCACCTGTCATTGCTTCGACATCCAGGGTGAAAACCGGGGTAACAGCGGCTACAAGTTCCGCTGCTGGGACTCTTGCATGTTCTCGGAATACACCAGGATGGCCGGCGGCCACAACCCGCGGCCCTCGAAAAAGGAGCGTCTGCGCAACCGCTTCCTGCATAAGCTCCAATACTTCCCGGAACGGTACGGGAAATTTGCCTGCGTGGGCTGCGGACGCTGCCTGGACCGCTGCCCGGTAAATGTCGACATCACCCGGGTAATCCGTGAGGTCAAGGAGGTGGCCCTGTAA
- a CDS encoding FAD/NAD(P)-binding protein produces the protein MAEAPVNPLVPMTGRIIKIVEETPDVKTFHVTTEQGKPFTPLPGQLAMLSLLDVGEAMFSITSQGPEHLELAIKRVGMLTDALHEAEEGQMVGIRGPYGNGFPVEDLKGKDILFIGGGIGLAPVRSLINYCIEHREDYGHLWIIYGARSPADLCFKDDLFNNWPRVENCRVDVTVDKGDATWQGHEGFVPAFVEELKPDPAGKVAVTCGPPIMIKFVLQSLEKLGYKDDQIITTLEMRMKCGIGKCGRCNLGSKYVCLDGPVFTLAQLKQLPNEY, from the coding sequence ATGGCGGAAGCACCGGTCAACCCCCTGGTGCCCATGACGGGGCGCATCATTAAAATTGTGGAAGAAACCCCCGACGTTAAGACCTTCCACGTGACGACGGAGCAGGGCAAGCCCTTCACGCCTTTGCCGGGACAGCTGGCCATGCTTTCCCTCCTTGACGTGGGGGAAGCCATGTTCTCCATCACCTCCCAGGGTCCGGAACACCTGGAGCTGGCCATCAAAAGGGTGGGTATGCTCACCGACGCCCTCCATGAGGCTGAAGAAGGGCAGATGGTTGGCATCCGCGGTCCCTACGGCAACGGTTTCCCGGTGGAAGACCTCAAAGGCAAAGATATCCTCTTCATCGGCGGCGGCATCGGCCTGGCACCGGTGCGCTCTCTGATCAATTACTGCATCGAGCACCGGGAGGACTACGGCCACCTGTGGATCATCTATGGCGCCCGTTCACCGGCCGACCTCTGTTTCAAGGACGACCTTTTCAACAACTGGCCCCGGGTGGAAAATTGCCGGGTGGACGTGACGGTGGACAAAGGCGACGCTACCTGGCAGGGTCATGAGGGCTTCGTGCCGGCCTTCGTGGAAGAGCTAAAACCGGACCCGGCGGGTAAAGTGGCCGTCACCTGCGGCCCACCGATTATGATTAAATTTGTCCTCCAGTCCCTGGAGAAGCTGGGGTATAAGGACGACCAGATCATCACCACCCTGGAAATGCGCATGAAATGCGGCATCGGCAAGTGCGGCCGCTGTAACCTGGGAAGTAAATACGTCTGCCTGGACGGACCCGTCTTCACCCTGGCGCAGTTGAAGCAATTGCCGAATGAGTATTAA
- a CDS encoding histidinol-phosphatase HisJ family protein, whose translation MPADYHIHGLAHVGPPHTVERLLPYVEAAKAAGLTEIGFADHDRYLEGLDFNVFSELERVTGMPVRAGLEIDFRPEKDHRRELAGRPWDYLIGSVHAIGNWDFDRPGQEDGFNAWDIDELYTVYFNLVAQAASTGLFQIIGHLDLIKIYGHRPRKSVLTLAEPALKAVAASGAALEVNTAGLFKPVGEIYPAAEILERAFSLNIPVTIGSDAHAPGEVARERERARQLLRRIGYTSLATFARGVMATESL comes from the coding sequence ATGCCAGCAGACTACCATATCCACGGGCTGGCCCATGTGGGCCCGCCCCATACCGTAGAACGCCTTTTACCCTATGTAGAAGCGGCCAAAGCCGCGGGCCTTACGGAAATAGGCTTCGCCGACCACGACCGCTACCTGGAAGGGCTGGACTTTAACGTCTTTTCCGAACTAGAGCGGGTAACGGGGATGCCCGTCCGCGCCGGGCTGGAGATCGACTTCCGCCCGGAAAAAGACCACCGCCGGGAGCTGGCCGGACGTCCCTGGGATTATCTCATAGGTTCGGTCCATGCCATCGGCAACTGGGATTTCGACCGTCCGGGACAGGAAGACGGTTTTAACGCCTGGGACATCGACGAGCTCTATACCGTTTATTTCAACCTGGTTGCCCAAGCGGCTTCAACCGGTCTTTTCCAGATTATCGGCCATCTGGACTTGATCAAAATTTACGGCCACCGGCCCCGTAAATCCGTGTTGACCCTGGCCGAGCCGGCCCTCAAGGCCGTAGCCGCCAGCGGCGCCGCATTGGAGGTCAATACAGCCGGCCTATTTAAGCCCGTGGGAGAAATTTATCCGGCCGCAGAAATTTTAGAGCGGGCCTTCAGCCTGAATATCCCCGTCACCATTGGTTCCGACGCCCACGCCCCCGGTGAAGTGGCCCGGGAAAGGGAGAGGGCGCGGCAGCTTCTGCGCCGCATCGGCTACACCAGCCTGGCCACTTTTGCGCGCGGGGTTATGGCGACCGAATCGTTATAA
- a CDS encoding sodium:calcium antiporter, producing the protein MVDVVLLLISLGVILAGAEGFTNGVEWLGKKLKLTEGAVGSILAAVGTALPETMIPIVAIIFGGGGHAGEEIGIGAILGAPFMLSTLAFFISGIAVIAYRHRRPNYPKMNLDTKTMGRDLSFFLLVYTVAVLASFLGTHIWKQIIAIGLVIAYVTYAYLTVTNGHTLEEGEELNPLYLARKAAEPSTAIVLVQVFLSLGLIVGGARLFVNGVEDLARLMGVPPFVLALIIAPIATELPEKFNSIIWIGRGKDTLALGNITGAMVFQSSVIPAVGITMTSWELTQGALISAILAIISAGLVYLQIRSKKYLTPYTLIGGGAFYSIFVVLVIGGFIR; encoded by the coding sequence ATGGTAGATGTAGTACTGCTTTTAATCAGCCTGGGAGTTATTCTGGCGGGGGCGGAAGGGTTTACCAACGGTGTCGAATGGCTGGGCAAGAAGCTGAAATTGACGGAAGGCGCTGTGGGGAGCATCCTGGCGGCAGTGGGCACGGCCCTGCCGGAGACGATGATCCCCATTGTGGCCATTATTTTCGGCGGCGGCGGCCACGCCGGTGAAGAAATCGGCATCGGCGCCATTCTGGGGGCGCCCTTTATGCTCAGCACCCTGGCCTTTTTCATCAGCGGTATCGCCGTCATCGCCTATCGCCACCGCCGGCCCAATTATCCCAAAATGAATCTGGATACTAAAACCATGGGCCGCGATTTGAGTTTCTTTCTCCTCGTCTATACCGTAGCCGTGCTTGCTTCCTTCCTGGGGACCCATATCTGGAAGCAAATCATCGCCATTGGCCTGGTTATCGCCTACGTCACTTATGCCTATCTGACGGTGACCAACGGTCACACCCTGGAAGAAGGGGAGGAGTTAAACCCCCTCTACCTGGCCCGGAAGGCTGCAGAACCCTCAACGGCAATTGTGTTAGTTCAGGTATTTTTGTCCCTGGGACTGATTGTCGGCGGAGCCAGGCTCTTTGTTAACGGAGTGGAGGACCTGGCGCGGCTCATGGGAGTCCCGCCCTTTGTCCTGGCGTTAATCATCGCCCCCATCGCCACCGAGCTGCCGGAGAAATTCAACAGCATCATCTGGATCGGCCGCGGCAAGGACACCCTGGCCCTGGGCAACATTACCGGCGCCATGGTGTTCCAGAGTTCGGTGATCCCGGCGGTGGGCATCACCATGACTAGCTGGGAGTTGACCCAGGGGGCGTTGATCAGCGCCATTTTGGCCATTATTTCCGCAGGCCTGGTCTACCTCCAGATCCGTTCCAAGAAATACCTGACGCCCTATACATTAATTGGAGGCGGCGCCTTTTACAGCATCTTTGTCGTCCTGGTTATCGGCGGTTTTATTCGTTAA